Proteins encoded by one window of Simiduia curdlanivorans:
- a CDS encoding MupA/Atu3671 family FMN-dependent luciferase-like monooxygenase, producing MTQVTNIANPFTCSIIGNGKLTLVCAQLLLAASHRIQAIVSDSAELRAWAEAHNIPVIEASGDVESFLEQREFAYLFSVINLNKISARLLAMPTKLAINFHDAPLPRYAGLHVTSWAIANQESTFGVTWHEMNTEFDAGRILKQVEFPIEAGETAFSLNVKCFTKARETFIELIQELAEDRPTFRSQDLTARTVFPRARRPNAIIDWSQPGQKISALLRSLSYMPDANPMALPKVLIGRRFYSIAEAGFRTFAHTAPVGAIVSIDASGVDVAVTGGIVQLKTLLLHDATLIAAGQLAVDIHLTTGAQLPLVEVAVSASIHAAYQQAGLNEPYWLTRLAQAEPFLFPEQVQEQVASQYSESVELLSSQQQEQLTASFPELEPSIIFAALYYCFLTRLAGESAFDIGLAYPSMASAQIEFDQLFCRRIPFRASLDGTNKIGVLVKNLADLLGAAKAKGFYTRDVFARQPDVVPVQLPVSVVIADAGVVEPPELGDALVLVVPQGGNGYRWRFNNELLPAPVVSRVQAGFKVFLTQAIANPLLALNDLPMISESEKNQLLLEWNQTQRPYDAAHCVHQLIEAQAQLRPEAVALVFKENHLSYRELDQRATQLAIKLQAAGAKPDVLVGVFLHRSIEMVIGLLAILKAGAAYVPLDPHYPRDRIALMVDDANLPILITHSRLRDELPNNRAHICCVDQVASDSVGGVGATLAPVDMSPNNLAYVIYTSGSTGRPKGVMIEHRNVMNFFAGMDDTLDYQGEPGVWLAVTSISFDISVLEIFWTLSRGFKVVIQEDEAPSLASVSASTEARHMDVGLFYFSSDAGPSANNNRYKLLLEGAKFADTHGFSSVWTPERHFHLFGGLYPNPSVTSAAIAAVTTNVAIRAGSIVLPLHNPVRVVEEWSVVDNISGGRVGFSFASGWHANDFTLQPENFENRKQIMFDSIDKVRDLWAGKSVAMISGEGKPFNARVYPEPVQKEPPIWITTAGNVDTFRQAGEGGFNILTNLLGQSIEDIQAKIAAYREGRRRNGHQGDGIVSVMVHTFLGVDVDEVREIVREPFCQYLKTSFDLVKIAPWAFPAFRQPSKSAATDPSFDANSLTSEDLDALLDHAFDRYFETAGVFGTPQSCLPLIERLKRAGVDEIACLIDFGVDDDQVLESLVHLNTLRELSLPKQGTHAARAEDFSVAAQIRRHQVTHFQCTPSMARMLAADSDALSSLSNVKKVLLGGEALPMDLVGLLAPVLTGDLINVYGPTETTIWSTSSLVARAARDVSIGKPIANTLIYILDSALHPVPVGAQGELYIGGQGVVRGYLGRPDLTADRFVPNPFVDDPKAKMYRTGDLVRYKHSGDIEYLSRLDHQVKLRGYRIELGEIESLICADPEVRDSVVVVAEMENKVQSLVAYIVPKLANLIQHTSGSVASSSDTTDSEINNLATGHWQSIWNETYQSGSHSRAGELHEISDDPTLNTAGWLNSYTGEQHPQGQMLEWVNATTERILALKPRRVLEIGCGTGMVLFRVAPHCEAYVGVDFSSQALATIEQKLTALELDNVELVQSTADQLALAHAEPFDLVVINSVLQYFPSARYVSKVLKRVFSLLADNGKVFVGDVRSYAHMEIFHHSLALATTPPTTAVSQLQARVEEYRQREAELLIDPDFFSALQSELPALSHINIQLKRGAYHNEMSMYRYDVYLSKGKVNADLTDADFKTLPSVANLVDLQQLLAQASSCVVVRDIVNPRIAAHALVSDLIKEPASFATVSDLQARIAEVTPSGIDPEQLYRLDAGWQVQLSWARSGLKQCYDAYFIPSRHGGSLQHVPIDKLKPLNQHCFEPKAHGVEFMLIDRVRAALRENLPAFMVPSEYLILPKLPLTPNGKIDRKALPRPEKRRREAKADFVAPQGDIEQAIASVLQDMLNIEKIGTKDNFTDLGANSLLMVQANNRLSQLLDRKVSLVSMYRYPTIASLAEYLKGDANDKQGLEKGQQRGEQRKAAQAGRRQRLISTRK from the coding sequence TAACGAATATAGCTAATCCCTTTACGTGCAGCATTATTGGCAACGGTAAGTTGACTTTGGTGTGTGCTCAACTATTGCTGGCTGCATCTCATCGCATTCAAGCCATCGTTTCTGACAGCGCCGAGCTTAGGGCGTGGGCCGAGGCTCATAATATTCCTGTTATCGAGGCTTCGGGCGATGTTGAGTCTTTTCTTGAGCAGAGGGAATTTGCCTATCTATTTAGCGTCATCAACCTAAATAAAATTTCAGCTAGATTGTTGGCGATGCCAACAAAACTCGCCATTAATTTCCACGATGCACCTTTGCCTCGCTATGCCGGTTTGCATGTGACCTCTTGGGCTATTGCCAATCAGGAATCAACATTTGGTGTTACTTGGCATGAAATGAATACAGAGTTCGACGCCGGTAGAATTCTTAAGCAGGTCGAATTTCCAATAGAAGCCGGCGAAACAGCATTTAGTTTAAACGTTAAATGTTTTACCAAGGCGCGCGAAACCTTTATCGAGCTGATCCAAGAGCTGGCAGAAGACAGGCCAACCTTCCGGTCACAGGATTTAACGGCGCGCACGGTATTTCCTCGTGCTAGGCGCCCTAATGCCATTATTGATTGGTCTCAGCCAGGGCAAAAAATTAGTGCGCTGCTACGATCGTTGAGCTACATGCCCGATGCGAACCCCATGGCTTTACCTAAGGTGTTAATCGGCCGCCGATTTTATTCGATCGCTGAGGCCGGGTTTCGTACCTTTGCTCATACTGCGCCAGTGGGTGCCATCGTAAGTATCGATGCCAGCGGTGTGGATGTCGCAGTAACGGGCGGTATTGTTCAGCTCAAAACTTTGCTGCTGCACGATGCGACATTAATCGCGGCGGGGCAGTTAGCGGTTGACATACATCTCACTACCGGGGCGCAGTTGCCGCTGGTGGAGGTAGCCGTGAGCGCCTCGATCCATGCGGCTTATCAGCAGGCGGGACTAAACGAGCCTTATTGGTTGACGCGCCTTGCCCAGGCCGAGCCGTTTCTTTTTCCCGAACAGGTTCAAGAGCAGGTTGCGTCGCAGTATTCTGAATCAGTAGAACTGCTATCCAGCCAACAGCAGGAACAGCTAACGGCAAGTTTTCCTGAGCTTGAGCCGTCGATTATTTTCGCGGCACTGTATTATTGTTTTTTGACGCGTTTAGCCGGTGAAAGCGCTTTTGATATCGGCTTGGCTTACCCGTCAATGGCGTCGGCGCAGATCGAATTCGATCAACTATTTTGTCGGCGCATTCCGTTTCGGGCTAGCCTGGATGGCACCAACAAGATAGGTGTGTTGGTTAAAAATCTCGCGGATCTTTTGGGTGCGGCTAAGGCAAAAGGGTTTTATACGCGCGATGTTTTTGCCAGGCAGCCTGATGTGGTGCCGGTGCAATTACCTGTTTCAGTGGTCATTGCAGACGCGGGTGTTGTAGAGCCCCCTGAGTTGGGCGATGCATTGGTTTTGGTTGTGCCGCAAGGCGGCAATGGCTACCGGTGGCGCTTTAATAATGAACTTTTGCCGGCACCGGTGGTTAGTCGTGTACAGGCGGGGTTCAAGGTCTTTTTGACCCAGGCTATCGCCAATCCGCTGTTGGCGCTTAATGATTTGCCGATGATTAGCGAGAGCGAGAAAAACCAACTGCTTCTCGAGTGGAATCAAACCCAGCGACCTTACGATGCCGCGCACTGTGTACATCAACTTATTGAAGCTCAGGCTCAGCTGAGACCCGAGGCGGTGGCTTTAGTCTTCAAAGAAAACCACCTTAGCTATCGAGAACTCGATCAACGCGCTACTCAGTTGGCGATAAAACTGCAAGCCGCGGGGGCCAAGCCCGACGTCCTTGTTGGCGTTTTTCTACATCGTTCAATCGAGATGGTGATCGGTTTGTTGGCGATCTTAAAAGCCGGCGCTGCTTATGTACCCCTTGATCCTCACTATCCTCGGGATCGCATTGCGTTGATGGTTGATGATGCGAATTTGCCAATACTTATCACGCACTCTCGTTTGCGCGATGAACTGCCCAATAACCGTGCGCATATCTGCTGTGTGGATCAGGTGGCTTCTGACTCAGTAGGCGGTGTTGGCGCAACGCTAGCGCCGGTGGATATGAGCCCTAATAATTTGGCCTATGTTATCTATACCTCCGGCTCAACTGGTAGGCCGAAAGGTGTCATGATCGAGCACCGAAATGTCATGAATTTCTTTGCTGGCATGGACGATACGTTGGATTACCAAGGTGAGCCGGGTGTTTGGCTTGCGGTCACGAGTATCTCATTTGATATTTCTGTGCTGGAAATTTTTTGGACCTTGAGCCGTGGTTTTAAAGTAGTTATTCAGGAGGATGAGGCGCCGTCTCTAGCCTCTGTCTCTGCGTCTACAGAGGCTCGGCACATGGATGTTGGCCTCTTCTATTTCTCCAGTGACGCAGGCCCTTCTGCCAACAATAACCGCTATAAATTATTGTTAGAAGGGGCGAAGTTTGCCGATACGCATGGCTTCTCTTCCGTCTGGACACCAGAGCGACACTTTCACCTGTTTGGCGGGCTCTATCCAAATCCTTCTGTCACAAGTGCTGCGATCGCGGCGGTGACCACCAATGTCGCTATACGAGCTGGCAGTATTGTTTTACCCCTGCATAATCCTGTGCGGGTGGTTGAAGAGTGGTCTGTAGTCGACAATATTTCAGGTGGTCGGGTAGGCTTTTCTTTCGCGTCCGGGTGGCATGCCAATGATTTCACCTTGCAGCCCGAGAATTTTGAAAACCGCAAGCAAATCATGTTTGATAGCATTGATAAAGTTCGCGACCTTTGGGCTGGAAAATCTGTCGCCATGATTAGCGGCGAAGGAAAGCCATTTAACGCCAGAGTTTATCCAGAGCCAGTGCAAAAGGAGCCGCCGATATGGATAACCACCGCCGGTAATGTAGATACTTTCCGCCAAGCGGGCGAGGGTGGCTTTAATATTTTGACCAATCTACTTGGCCAAAGTATTGAGGATATTCAGGCTAAAATCGCAGCTTATCGTGAGGGGCGGCGACGCAATGGTCACCAAGGTGATGGTATTGTTTCGGTAATGGTTCACACCTTCCTTGGTGTTGATGTCGACGAGGTTCGGGAGATTGTTCGCGAGCCTTTTTGTCAGTATTTAAAAACATCTTTCGATCTAGTTAAAATTGCTCCTTGGGCGTTTCCGGCGTTTCGACAGCCCTCGAAGAGCGCTGCCACTGACCCCAGTTTTGACGCAAATAGTTTAACAAGCGAAGATCTCGATGCGCTCTTGGATCATGCCTTCGACCGTTATTTTGAAACGGCAGGCGTATTCGGTACACCGCAGAGTTGCCTGCCGCTTATTGAGCGTTTAAAGCGAGCCGGTGTTGATGAGATAGCTTGCTTGATTGATTTCGGCGTTGATGATGATCAAGTGCTCGAGAGTTTGGTGCATCTTAATACCTTGCGTGAGCTGTCCTTACCGAAGCAAGGCACTCATGCTGCTAGGGCAGAAGACTTTTCCGTGGCGGCCCAAATTCGCAGGCATCAGGTCACGCACTTCCAATGTACACCTTCAATGGCGCGGATGTTGGCGGCTGATTCCGATGCGCTTTCTTCGCTCTCGAATGTAAAGAAAGTGCTGCTGGGCGGAGAAGCCTTGCCGATGGATTTGGTCGGTTTGTTGGCGCCTGTATTAACTGGCGATTTAATCAATGTCTACGGCCCCACAGAAACGACTATTTGGTCTACCTCGAGTTTAGTTGCTCGGGCAGCGCGCGACGTATCTATCGGTAAACCGATCGCCAATACCTTAATTTATATTCTCGATAGCGCGTTACACCCTGTGCCCGTTGGCGCTCAGGGCGAGCTGTATATCGGTGGCCAAGGTGTGGTGCGCGGTTATTTGGGGCGGCCAGATTTAACGGCCGATCGTTTTGTGCCAAATCCCTTTGTAGATGATCCGAAAGCAAAAATGTACCGCACGGGCGATTTGGTCAGGTATAAGCATAGCGGTGATATTGAATATCTTAGCCGACTTGATCATCAGGTCAAGCTTCGCGGTTATCGCATCGAGCTGGGTGAAATAGAGTCGCTAATTTGTGCTGACCCAGAGGTTAGGGATAGCGTTGTTGTTGTAGCTGAAATGGAAAATAAGGTACAAAGTTTGGTGGCATACATTGTACCTAAACTAGCCAATCTAATTCAGCACACGAGCGGTTCTGTGGCGAGTAGTTCTGACACGACTGACTCGGAGATTAACAATCTAGCTACTGGCCACTGGCAATCAATTTGGAATGAAACCTATCAATCCGGTAGCCACTCACGCGCGGGTGAATTGCACGAAATTTCTGACGACCCCACGCTAAACACTGCCGGCTGGCTCAATAGCTATACCGGTGAGCAGCATCCTCAGGGCCAGATGCTGGAGTGGGTTAATGCGACAACAGAGCGAATATTGGCGCTAAAGCCAAGGCGGGTGCTTGAAATTGGTTGCGGTACGGGCATGGTGTTATTTCGGGTGGCACCGCATTGCGAGGCTTATGTCGGTGTCGATTTTTCTAGCCAAGCCTTAGCGACAATTGAACAAAAGCTAACGGCACTAGAGCTGGATAATGTCGAGCTAGTACAGTCTACTGCCGATCAACTTGCGTTAGCGCATGCTGAGCCATTTGATCTGGTGGTCATAAACTCTGTGCTGCAATACTTTCCGTCGGCACGTTATGTTAGCAAGGTACTTAAGCGTGTGTTCTCGCTGCTTGCGGATAATGGCAAAGTATTTGTGGGCGATGTAAGAAGTTATGCACATATGGAAATTTTTCATCACTCCTTGGCCTTGGCGACGACGCCACCCACAACGGCAGTGAGCCAATTGCAGGCGCGGGTAGAGGAGTATCGCCAACGGGAAGCTGAGTTACTTATTGATCCAGATTTTTTTAGTGCATTGCAGTCAGAGCTTCCGGCACTGTCGCATATCAATATTCAATTAAAGCGCGGTGCCTATCACAATGAAATGTCCATGTACCGCTACGATGTGTATTTATCAAAAGGTAAGGTTAACGCTGATTTAACAGACGCTGATTTTAAAACGTTACCGTCGGTAGCTAACCTAGTGGATCTTCAGCAGCTACTGGCGCAAGCATCTAGCTGTGTGGTTGTGCGGGATATCGTAAATCCTCGAATTGCCGCACATGCCTTAGTGTCTGATCTGATCAAAGAGCCTGCAAGCTTTGCGACAGTTTCTGATTTGCAGGCTAGGATTGCCGAGGTTACGCCGAGTGGAATAGACCCAGAGCAACTGTACAGGCTAGATGCAGGTTGGCAGGTTCAACTCTCTTGGGCTCGGTCCGGTTTAAAGCAGTGCTACGATGCCTATTTTATTCCATCTCGCCATGGTGGCAGCTTGCAGCATGTGCCGATCGATAAACTAAAGCCGTTGAATCAACATTGTTTTGAGCCAAAGGCTCATGGCGTTGAATTTATGTTGATTGACCGAGTTAGGGCTGCGCTGCGTGAAAATCTGCCTGCGTTTATGGTGCCGAGTGAATATTTGATTCTGCCAAAGCTACCTTTAACGCCCAATGGCAAAATTGATCGGAAAGCCTTGCCTAGGCCTGAGAAGCGGCGGCGTGAAGCAAAGGCGGATTTTGTGGCGCCACAAGGTGATATTGAGCAGGCAATCGCGTCAGTGTTGCAGGACATGCTCAATATCGAAAAAATCGGAACTAAAGACAACTTTACCGATTTAGGCGCGAATTCCCTGCTTATGGTTCAGGCTAACAATCGGTTGAGCCAGTTACTTGATCGAAAAGTGTCTTTGGTGAGTATGTATCGCTATCCAACTATTGCGTCATTGGCTGAGTACTTAAAGGGCGATGCTAACGATAAGCAAGGTTTAGAGAAAGGGCAGCAACGGGGTGAACAACGTAAAGCGGCGCAAGCGGGTAGGCGACAGCGCCTGATCAGTACACGCAAGTAG